One stretch of Halichoerus grypus chromosome 8, mHalGry1.hap1.1, whole genome shotgun sequence DNA includes these proteins:
- the LOC118525952 gene encoding olfactory receptor 4N4C has product MENDNSTVVKEFILLGLTQSRGIQLLVFVLILTFYLIILPGNFLIILTIRSDPGLTAPLYFFLGNLAFLDASYSFIVAPRMLVDFVSEKKIISYRGCITQLFFLHFLGGGEGLLLVVMAFDRYIAICRPLHYSTVMNPRVCYALLLALWLGGFIHSIIQVALILHLPFCGPNQLDNFFCDVPQVIKLACTDTFVVELLMVFNSGLLTLLCFLGLLSSYAIILCHVRGSASEGKSKALSTCSTHVIIILLMFGPAIFIYTRPFGALPADKVVSFFHTVIFPLMNPVIYTLRNQEVKTSMRRLLSRHVVC; this is encoded by the coding sequence ATGGAAAATGACAACAGCACAGTGGTGAAAGAATTCATCCTTCTTGGTCTGACCCAGTCTCGAGGTATTCAGCTCCTGGTCTTTGTGCTGATTTTAACTTTCTATCTCATCATCCTCCCTGGAAATTTCctcatcatcctcaccatcagATCAGACCCTGGCCTCACAGCCCCACTCTACTTTTTTTTGGGCAACTTGGCCTTCCTGGATGCATCCTATTCCTTCATTGTAGCTCCCAGGATGCTGGTGGACTTTGTTTCTGAGAAGAAGATAATTTCCTATAGGGGTTGCATCACTCAGCTCTTTTTCTTGCACTTccttggaggaggggaaggatTACTCCTTGTTGTGATGGCCTTTGACCGCTACATTGCCATCTGTCGGCCTTTACATTATTCAACTGTCATGAACCCTAGAGTTTGCTATGCCTTGCTGTTGGCTCTGTGGCTTGGAGGATTTATCCACTCCATTATCCAGGTAGCCCTCATCCTCCATTTGCCCTTCTGTGGCCCAAACCAACTGGATAACTTCTTCTGTGATGTGCCACAGGTCATCAAGCTGGCCTGCACAGACACTTTTGTGGTGGAGCTTCTGATGGTCTTCAACAGTGGTCTGCTCACCCTGCTGTGCTTTCTGGGGCTTTTGTCTTCCTATGCCATCATCCTCTGCCATGTACGTGGGTCTGCTTCTGAAGGGAAGAGCAAAGCACTGTCCACATGCTCCACTCATGTCATTATTATACTTCTCATGTTTGGACCTGCCATCTTCATCTACACTCGCCCCTTCGGGGCCTTGCCAGCTGACAAGGTAGTTTCCTTCTTCCATACTGTGATCTTTCCATTAATGAACCCTGTGATTTATACCCTTCGCAACCAGGAAGTGAAAACTTCCATGAGGAGGTTATTGAGTCGGCATGTGGTCTGCTGA